A window of Impatiens glandulifera unplaced genomic scaffold, dImpGla2.1, whole genome shotgun sequence genomic DNA:
TAAGCAATCCTCCACATAAAATGAACcataaatttgatgaaattactCGATCGAATACCAATAAGCCTGACGAACTGATCAGTACATAATAAGCGTAACCAAACAAAGGATGCGAAGAAGTACCTCAGGCTCAGGGCTGAATCTCCGTCCTAGGCTCAAATTAGCACACTGAAAAAAACAGAAAGAAACATACAATCAAATTAGTCGGCAACAACAAATCAGCTGACAATCGTCTAGAAGACAGCATAAAAATGGAATGTAAAGAAGTAAAATCTGAAGTTCATCATCATTTTCTATAATTTAGATAGTAGTTCATAACTAAAGTTCAATCAATATTATTGCTTAAATTCATTTCCATAGAACTTCCAATAGTTACAGaaacgaaaaaaaaaagtcttcaaATACTCTATCAAAACAAAAGCAGAGATTCAACTGCTTGTCACGAGCATAGTTCGAATTTTTCCAAGCTAGAGTGATCTAGATATAGCTGTAACAAATTACATAGATTGCTGAAACAAAACCTAGAAAATAAATCACCAATTCGTCCAGGAATGAACAAGTCGTAAATTAATCAGCAAAATAGATTGATGAATGAATTAAATCTCCACAAACGAATAAGATACAATCGGTTCCTAGTCAAGTAATTCGACACATGATAGCTAAATACGCCAACATCATATTTAAGATAATACAAGATTTGAGGACGGATGCTTTGTTCGAATACAAACTGAGAACGAAACAATTCAGATAATACAAGAGCAGCTTAAACAAAAGCAAGTTGAACCTTAGGTGAACGTGAACAAActagttttcaaataggctcaaAATGTGTCGTGAAAGCTTGCATTACATGACAGATTAGAGGAAAAGTGGAAACCAAAAGAATGAAACTTTTCTGCtgttccaaaaataaaagatgCATGAAGCAGTCCATGGGAATAGAATGACTAATTGGATTAATAAGATTTATGCTGCAAATAGATAGAACAAAATGACAATTGGTCGAGCCATATGTGAACTGAAGATACCAAAGTAATCACTAACTCCAATAATAGCAAAGACTAGATTGGAGAAATGAAACAATGAAAATAACTGTAGATATTGCAAGAGAACTCATGAAAATCTCATTGTGTAAATAAAAGATGCATGAAGCGGTCCATGGGAATAGAATGACTAATTGGATTAATAAGATTTATGCTGCAGATAGATAGAACAAAATGAAAGTTGGTCGAGCCAGATGTGAACTGAAGATACCAAAGTAATCAATAACTCCAATAATAGCAAAGACTAGATTGGAGAAATGAAACAATGAAATTAACTGTAGATATTGCATCACCGGAGAATTGCTTAGCATAGGTGTTTATTAAGTCATGTTCTTTGCATGTGATGatctttttgaaaattttgttgaTCATGCTACCAAAAGGCTAAATTTGATAAGAGCAGTCACTCTGTGAAACAAAGTTTTAAATCACTTGcacattgaaaaatataaaggtCCATGGAATCATcaaatagttttataaaatagatacataattttataaagttcGCTGTTCTCCGCATCCATTAATTTCAGAAACATCAACAACACAATTACCTCTACAATATGCTGAGCATCACCAAGCATGCAGACCTTCATCTTGGGGCGAGGAATATGAGGCAACTTTACTGAACCACTGAAACGCTTGTCTTTCTGGAGATCATAATTCTTCAACCCAATCTGCAGTTCATCAGTTTCAGTGAAGTTGCACTTCTTCTCCTTAGCATCAGTTGATATCTGAGTAATAGCTTCTCTCAGGGCATCACTCTGAAGCTTAATGtagatagaaaaagaaaaagatacgTTAGAACTTCATTATGCATGGGTCTGAAGCAACATGACCAGTAATAGCTTATAATCAACTCTATAATTCAGTATAAGTGTACACAGATTTCACATTTTAGAAAAGCCAGAGGTAGTTCATACAAATCaagaacaaattaaatgaatGAACATATATTTTAACTGAACATACAATAAAACTCTCATAAAAATGTCAACAACTGCTGCTCCAAAATAAACTGGTAGATCCAATTCAGATATGCAGCTCAAATAATCAAGAAGCAATGCACTACAATGATAAGGTTTCCTCTAAATTATTCAAACCCTTTAAAGATAAATAACTAAGGAAGCAATATTAAGATTAATGCAAGAAACTTCCAACAGCTTCAGAGGTTAGGCATGCTAAACTAATTACTGAATCAGATTCCATAACATCCTATGATTTccactaaaataaactaattatggATAGTCAAGAAGCAGGGTGTAGGATTTAgtctaaacaataaaaaatcagTTTGAACTTTGGCAACGTTTGACAAGATTGTGATTGTTAAAAAActagttttcaaataggctcaaAATGTGCCGTGAAAAGCTTGCATTACATGACAGATTAGAGGAAAAGTGGAAACCAAAAGAATGAAACTTTTCTGCTGTTCCAAAAATATGGCTTAACACCTTTTGATTACTGCTCTTATGCACAGATACTAAAGTAATTGAACACTACACCTAATTGTTAGTCCAACTATCAACATGTAGAGAGGGTGTTCTTAGTCACTCCAAACACATTCATCTCATCTGGCTTCCTTGCATCAcctaattgaaaatgaaaatgaaagaaacaaaatatatagCTTCAATCGAAACGAAATGGTGATCTTAAGACAGAAGCATACAGTTcttcttcatatttttaaaattcttaaatcatCTGTTTGATGCATTTAATAACAACAGGTAGAAATGAAACCAGTTCAAACACAGTACCTGCACAGCCAGATTCTGAAGCAAAtttaaattcgtttttttttaatctaattcaaCAATACAGAAATGTTCGTGTTCTACTCTAAGATCAGAACAAAAGAAACAAAGTTGTAGAAAAGGGAAGACAATTTTCTATTCAATCAGTTTTTGGAAATCCAATACACAAACCCATATGTTAATCGGAATCAAAAGCATATGAACTTACAGGTTCACAAAGGAGACAATATTGCTGATCCCTAGAGCTAATAAAGGGGGATCTACCTCTAATGCATCAGAAAAAGTGGTTATTCGAGCTTTCCTTTGCCAAAATCGCTCAAGTCTCCCCCCTTAGAACCACACCGTTCTCCCCCTTTATCTTATATTTCTTCTTCGGCCGCCTCGCGATCCTCGCGATCCTCCTCCAGGTGAGAGAAAAGAATAGACGAAGCTGAAAATGGAAAGGAGCGTCTGGTGCGTGTTGGACTTGGAGAAGAAGGAAGGGAAAGCGCTGTCTTGGTGCCTTGCTGCCTTGGCCCCGTTTGGTTTGAgacattttttcttcttctttaatctGCAAAACGATACAAgcaaatcaaaaaaaaatataatatcatttcaagttatttttaatttgttgatttatttattttattaaaatgagacctaaatttaaatgataagttCAGTATAAAATGGGAagtctataattatatattaattatatattataaatttataaaatgttcGGGTAGGTGTTGttagttaaatgaaaaaaaaaattataacttaattaataaattttgatttttataacaaatatatcaaaataaaaaataaaaataaaatattataaagttggAAATGATTTTTAGTCCACTAAAATTATATAggaatatttcaaaattttattttcagattaaataaattcttattatttataacattatatttatttatctctataTTCTtgtttgacaatttttttttctttttttcttcgcTATAGAACaatgtattatttttgtttaataaaccAAGTAATGTGATTACTCGTCTAAagaatagagaaaaaaataatgtcagTTGATCTTATTGATTTTACTAAGTTTAACTCTTCATTAAAACATGACTCGATCTTCAAGATTTTACTCAACTTTGACAACtttgttaatttatatgattagtaATACTAGCATTTagctcgtgcatttgcacgagtaataatataaaaatcgtgaaaaaaaattacggataacattttttattttatttttaaccattttaagtttatgggtgagtcaacccacaatccgacccaattatccatttactcaacatcattatatattagttagttaaaaagttgaacttatattaatattaaaacgtcccgcgtttatcaaatttggtgttgaatttaaaatataaagtctttatagcatagttggttaaaaagttgtacttgttttgttatgttgcaagttcggaACATatctctaacatttttaattttatttttaaccgttttaaattttaaaacgggttaacccacaatccgacccaagtatccaaattaaccacagctctcgacccggcaatccagacactttaaaaattaagcatcattatatatatatatttgagaaacATATTTGATTCAAGCGtacattgatatattggttGAGACTATTCTCAAGTAAAACCGTCACTATATCATATAAActaatagttttatataatttttcattctattatatcaaataataatttctatcattttaggtctaatatatttttgttgtcaTATAGGTTCCTAATCATATACGAGAATAAGGCTTTAATGATAAATTATGAagagtaattaattaaacactTGGCTAATTATACAATTTCTATTTTGATACCTAACCTGACAAAAAGAAGATTGTTATCTTATAAGATGACTTGacaaagatttttatttttattctctttaaaTTAATTGGGGGCATGGATTCTAGGTATgacaacaaaattatataaatcaatattttttaattattaatttagtttgaaCATTAAAGAAGATAGTCACTTAACTTGAATTTTTACTATGTTTTAATCtccaaaaaattttaaattttcaaattcaaatcagATAATTTATCAAATGTGTGAATTGCAATTGAGAGCAATATCATTCTAATTGAGTCAAATACTCTCCCACGTaatatctttttcatttttactaatatttttttcctttcccTCGATCATAGTATTTCTAAACATGATTATAACTACACTAAGTTTATTTTTCATGTCAGATTTTATTAGTAActtaaagataaagataaagataagACTATCCGAttcataataaaacaaatttatatttatctaattccctatataaattgttatattaattaataaaaattaaattaagtataaGCCCATACTAACcaaactttaattattaattaataaataaatatatatatatatatatattatgaattaattaaatatatatatatatttttttatcaattatactaatatttttaatatatattaaaaaagtttatatattataattttacattttatttttattaaaaaagttaattagtataaaaaatcttttttattgGGTTCCAATTTTTGTGACagataatacaatttaattattttttattgcattgtttaattttattttactaattactatcatatttttctttaaataatatattattaaaaaaagataataatatatatttttttataattaatttatttgatctGTAATAATAAGTGTAAGATGATACATTCAATAGGTCTATttagtaatttgaaatttatttatttttttgggttaaaatCATGACttctatttatgttttaatacaTACTCTTTAATTCTTTAATTGactaagtttgaaaaaaat
This region includes:
- the LOC124917717 gene encoding 60S ribosomal protein L10a-2-like, translating into LQSDALREAITQISTDAKEKKCNFTETDELQIGLKNYDLQKDKRFSGSVKLPHIPRPKMKVCMLGDAQHIVECANLSLGRRFSPEPEVLLRILCLVTLIMY